A window of Carassius carassius chromosome 44, fCarCar2.1, whole genome shotgun sequence contains these coding sequences:
- the LOC132126419 gene encoding metalloproteinase inhibitor 4-like — MSAVTLALLFFFSVALKEVQACSCAPGHPQELFCMSDIVMQAKVTGEKIIHNNENLPGMGKIVYEIQVIEVFKGFDKINEIQHVYTNEMSSICGVRLAFGQYLLSGSILAEGFFISMCDYLELWDKLSLMQKENLKYRYLKGCNCTIFTCIEKPCQPSTKNQCVLTDWTSLWPYEDGISVHQSACIRHSNGSCGWYNGTGQPSENDTIDMSEV, encoded by the exons ATGTCTGCGGTGACTCTAGCGCTGCTGTTCTTCTTCTCTGTGGCACTGAAGGAGGTCCAGGCCTGCAGCTGTGCTCCAGGACACCCTCAGGAGCTCTTCTGCATGTCTGACATAG TGATGCAAGCCAAGGTAACTGGAGAGAAGATCATACACAACAATGAAAATCTACCTGGCATGGGAAAAATTGTATATGAAATCCAAGTGATTGAG GTCTTCAAGGGTTttgacaaaataaatgaaattcagCATGTCTATACGAATGAGATGTCTTCAATCTGTGGAGTCAGACTGGCCTTTGGACAGTATCTACTTTCAG GAAGCATCCTGGCTGAGGGATTCTTCATTTCAATGTGTGACTATCTAGAGCTCTGGGACAAACTCTCCTTAATGCAAAAAGAGAACCTCAAATACAGATATCTGAAGGGCTGTAACTGCACG ATTTTTACCTGCATTGAAAAGCCTTGTCAACCCAGCACCAAAAATCAGTGTGTACTGACAGACTGGACATCCTTATGGCCATATGAGGATGGAATATCAGTTCACCAGTCTGCCTGCATCAGACACAGCAATGGCTCCTGTGGCTGGTATAATGGAACTGGCCAACCTTCTGAAAATGACACCATTGACATGTCTGAAGTCTGA